One stretch of Candidatus Bathyarchaeia archaeon DNA includes these proteins:
- a CDS encoding 30S ribosomal protein S12 yields the protein MGSKSPRGEFAARKLQNKRKDFRWSDRYYNRRMLMLDEKVDPMQGAPQSRGIVLEKVGVESKQPNSAVRKCVRTQLIKNGRVISAFLPGDGALNVVDEHDEVVVEGIGGTRGGAMGDIPGVRWKVVMVNGVSLNELVYGRKQKPAR from the coding sequence ATGGGTTCAAAGTCACCACGAGGCGAGTTCGCAGCTCGAAAGCTCCAGAACAAACGGAAAGACTTCCGTTGGAGCGACAGATACTATAACCGACGCATGCTTATGCTAGACGAGAAAGTTGACCCCATGCAAGGTGCACCTCAATCTAGGGGTATCGTTCTGGAGAAAGTAGGCGTCGAATCCAAGCAGCCTAACAGTGCCGTACGCAAATGCGTAAGGACACAATTAATTAAAAACGGAAGAGTCATCAGCGCCTTTCTGCCCGGCGACGGCGCCCTTAACGTTGTTGATGAACACGACGAAGTCGTCGTAGAAGGCATCGGCGGCACCCGCGGAGGCGCCATGGGAGACATTCCTGGTGTTCGGTGGAAGGTCGTTATGGTTAACGGCGTATCTCTTAACGAGCTTGTCTACGGAAGGAAACAGAAACCCGCAAGGTGA
- a CDS encoding 30S ribosomal protein S7 produces the protein MSTTTTTPAAPAAPADIKLFEKWSFKEIKVNDLGLARYMNLTPMVAPHSMGRHEHQRFRKANVNVVERVINNLMRPGKNSGKKAKCTNIVKQAFEIINLRTGKNPVEVLVRAVENSAPCEDTTRISYGGVVYHLSVDVAPQRRVDLAVRHITAGARAASINTPKSIEECLADELVLAANNDIKSAGVAKRHEIERVAQSSR, from the coding sequence ATGAGCACAACAACAACCACCCCAGCCGCACCTGCCGCTCCAGCAGACATCAAACTTTTCGAGAAATGGAGCTTTAAAGAAATCAAAGTTAACGACCTCGGCTTGGCACGTTACATGAATTTAACCCCGATGGTTGCCCCCCACAGCATGGGTAGACATGAACACCAACGTTTCCGCAAGGCAAACGTGAACGTCGTTGAACGGGTCATCAACAACCTTATGCGCCCCGGCAAAAACAGCGGTAAAAAAGCCAAATGCACAAACATTGTCAAGCAAGCCTTTGAAATCATCAACCTCCGCACAGGCAAAAACCCCGTGGAGGTACTGGTGCGCGCTGTTGAAAACAGTGCCCCCTGCGAGGACACCACACGCATCAGCTACGGTGGAGTTGTCTACCACTTATCCGTGGATGTTGCACCCCAACGCCGCGTCGACTTGGCAGTCCGCCACATCACCGCAGGCGCAAGAGCAGCCTCAATTAACACGCCAAAATCCATTGAGGAATGCTTAGCTGATGAGCTTGTGCTTGCCGCAAACAACGACATAAAGAGCGCAGGCGTAGCTAAACGGCACGAAATTGAACGCGTAGCTCAAAGCAGCAGATAA
- a CDS encoding GTPase, with amino-acid sequence MPTNLPPEAKDKWAEVEATNDPKLKLKKYQEFLAAVPQHKGTLKLRGQVKKKMAVIRQDLDDKKAKRVGLRSGGPKFFIEKGGSAQIALLGMTNVGKSSLLAAVTNAKVEVSPVPYTSRDPVPSIMNYKDIQLQILETPAITEGSADGKLWGTQTISSARNADGLILMVDLSSDPVWQLQLLLGELEKARIATTKPKGKVEIDRKHTGTALRIVLVGKLLDCNMKEVEELLRSYRINDAIVKISGEVSFEDIEETIFQTSMFKQTLVVANKLDMPGAKANLQRLTQFVNGKLPIIAISCQQKLGMDKLGDAIFDTMEIIRIYTKEPSKREPSNKPFTLTKGATLQDLAKSIHGEFVHNFAYARVWAKRLVFSPQKVGLTFALEDGDIVEIHTK; translated from the coding sequence ATGCCTACTAACTTGCCTCCCGAAGCAAAAGACAAATGGGCTGAAGTAGAAGCCACCAATGACCCAAAACTGAAGCTGAAGAAATACCAAGAGTTTTTAGCGGCAGTTCCCCAGCATAAAGGCACACTAAAGCTTCGAGGACAAGTAAAAAAGAAAATGGCAGTAATCCGTCAGGATTTAGACGACAAGAAAGCTAAACGCGTTGGCTTAAGAAGCGGCGGACCCAAATTTTTCATTGAAAAAGGAGGCTCCGCACAGATTGCATTGCTGGGCATGACTAATGTGGGTAAAAGCAGCCTGTTAGCCGCCGTGACAAATGCTAAAGTTGAAGTTTCGCCTGTTCCATATACTTCACGTGACCCTGTTCCCAGCATCATGAACTACAAAGATATTCAGCTGCAGATTTTGGAAACTCCGGCGATTACTGAAGGTTCAGCTGATGGAAAACTTTGGGGAACTCAAACTATCTCTTCGGCTCGTAACGCTGATGGCTTAATCTTGATGGTTGACCTCAGTAGTGACCCTGTGTGGCAGCTTCAGTTGCTTTTGGGAGAACTAGAGAAAGCTCGTATAGCTACCACCAAGCCTAAAGGTAAAGTGGAAATTGACCGAAAACACACAGGCACCGCCCTGCGGATTGTTCTTGTAGGCAAGCTGTTGGACTGTAACATGAAGGAAGTGGAGGAGCTGCTTCGAAGCTACCGCATAAACGACGCGATTGTTAAGATAAGCGGTGAAGTCAGCTTTGAAGACATCGAAGAAACCATCTTCCAAACATCCATGTTCAAGCAAACATTGGTTGTTGCAAACAAGCTGGATATGCCCGGTGCCAAAGCCAATCTTCAGCGGCTGACGCAGTTTGTGAACGGCAAACTCCCGATTATCGCCATCTCTTGCCAACAAAAACTGGGCATGGATAAGCTGGGAGACGCCATCTTTGACACAATGGAAATCATACGCATCTACACCAAGGAACCAAGCAAACGTGAACCCAGCAACAAACCCTTCACGCTAACAAAAGGAGCCACCCTGCAGGATTTAGCTAAAAGCATTCATGGGGAATTTGTGCACAACTTCGCATACGCCAGAGTTTGGGCAAAAAGGCTGGTTTTTAGCCCACAAAAAGTTGGGTTAACGTTTGCGTTAGAAGACGGCGACATCGTAGAAATCCACACTAAATAA
- the tuf gene encoding translation elongation factor EF-1 subunit alpha: protein MSKSEKPHINLIIMGHVDHGKSTTTGHLLYDAGAIDERTIKAYQEEADKMGKGTFKFAWVLDNLKEERERGVTIDLRFLQFQTKKYNYTVIDAPGHRDFVKNMITGASQADACVLFCSAKKGEFEAGIGPGGQTREHAFLAFTLGIRQAIVAVNKMDDISVNYSKERYDEIKNEVSRMLRMVGFKVDKVNFVPVSGWTGENLVNRSDKMPWYTGPTLIEALDMLETPAKPTNKPLRIPIQDVYTITGIGTVPVGRVETGVLKAGDKLIFMPSNKTAEVKSIEMHHSSIPTAEPGDNIGMSVRGIAKNEVHRGDVAGAVSAPPTVAKEFIGQIIVIYHPTAIAAGYTPVLHYHTGQIACRFTELLKKIDPRTGQVTEEHPSFIKTGDAAWVRMEPLHPIAVETYLEFPELGRFAVRDMGTTVAAGVIKEVTKKGP, encoded by the coding sequence ATGAGCAAAAGCGAGAAACCCCACATTAACCTCATCATCATGGGGCACGTTGACCACGGAAAATCCACCACAACCGGCCACCTGCTCTACGATGCAGGAGCAATTGATGAAAGAACAATCAAAGCTTACCAAGAAGAAGCAGATAAAATGGGTAAAGGCACCTTCAAATTTGCATGGGTGTTGGACAACCTCAAAGAAGAACGCGAACGAGGTGTCACCATTGACCTTCGATTTCTACAGTTCCAAACTAAAAAATACAACTACACCGTTATTGATGCCCCTGGACACAGAGACTTCGTAAAGAACATGATTACAGGTGCAAGCCAAGCAGATGCTTGTGTACTTTTCTGCTCTGCTAAGAAAGGCGAATTTGAAGCAGGCATTGGTCCAGGCGGCCAAACACGTGAACACGCTTTCTTGGCTTTCACTTTGGGTATTCGTCAAGCAATAGTCGCAGTTAACAAGATGGATGACATATCTGTTAACTACAGCAAAGAGCGATATGACGAAATCAAGAACGAAGTTAGCCGCATGTTACGAATGGTCGGCTTCAAGGTTGACAAAGTAAACTTTGTTCCAGTTTCAGGCTGGACTGGCGAAAACCTCGTCAATAGAAGCGACAAGATGCCCTGGTACACTGGTCCAACCCTTATTGAAGCATTAGACATGCTCGAAACACCCGCTAAACCAACAAACAAACCCTTGCGTATTCCAATTCAGGACGTCTACACAATCACAGGCATCGGCACCGTTCCAGTCGGCAGAGTTGAAACTGGTGTCCTTAAAGCAGGCGACAAACTCATCTTCATGCCAAGCAACAAGACCGCTGAAGTAAAATCCATCGAAATGCACCACTCTTCAATACCCACGGCTGAACCAGGCGACAACATCGGCATGAGCGTCAGAGGCATCGCAAAGAACGAAGTTCACCGCGGAGACGTTGCAGGTGCAGTATCTGCTCCCCCAACAGTCGCAAAAGAATTCATCGGACAAATCATCGTTATCTACCATCCAACTGCAATCGCAGCCGGCTACACACCTGTTTTGCACTACCACACTGGACAAATTGCTTGCCGCTTCACCGAACTGCTGAAAAAGATTGACCCACGCACTGGACAAGTCACCGAAGAGCATCCAAGCTTCATCAAGACTGGTGACGCCGCATGGGTCCGCATGGAACCGCTTCACCCTATCGCTGTCGAAACCTACCTAGAATTCCCTGAACTCGGACGCTTCGCCGTCAGAGACATGGGCACAACAGTCGCCGCAGGCGTAATCAAAGAAGTGACCAAGAAGGGTCCATAA
- a CDS encoding LSM domain-containing protein, whose protein sequence is MHPNSFDHGAMMEPSKKPLNVLIKQLNGNIEVVLKNGCEYKGKMIKVDGHMNILLEGATEYKDEQMLTNYGNVLLRGNNVLYIVLEGRH, encoded by the coding sequence ATGCATCCCAATTCATTTGATCACGGTGCCATGATGGAACCAAGCAAAAAACCCCTAAACGTCCTCATCAAGCAGCTCAACGGTAACATTGAAGTTGTCCTAAAGAACGGCTGTGAATACAAAGGCAAAATGATAAAAGTTGACGGCCACATGAACATCCTGCTGGAAGGCGCAACCGAATACAAAGATGAACAAATGCTCACCAACTACGGCAACGTGTTGCTACGCGGAAACAACGTCCTCTACATCGTCCTCGAAGGCAGACACTAA
- a CDS encoding serine/threonine-protein kinase RIO2, which produces MSSAEVAVSIFRNLTPEDLRTLQLIETGMSKREYVPPGQIQKYAKVPMDRIDYELDRLDKLGLIYRMQGGYVGYTINYSAYDCLAINAMVKAQVLQAFGKPLGVGKEADVFDALTPQGTRVAVKFHRLGRISFRQTRRKRGYMLDRAGWLFQSRLAAEKEFEALNLVHRYQVAVPEPIYQNRHTIVMGVIEGGELSKWRKIEDAAAVLREILFNVRRAFLDAGVVHGDLSEYNIILKPDMHVLIIDWPQFVLRTHPNAQEKLDRDVKNVLDFFARRFRLKVGLKGAVEFVLGETEALEF; this is translated from the coding sequence ATGTCGTCTGCGGAAGTTGCCGTAAGCATATTTCGAAACCTCACGCCAGAGGACCTGCGAACCCTGCAGCTCATCGAGACAGGCATGAGTAAACGTGAATACGTTCCGCCTGGACAAATCCAGAAATATGCCAAGGTGCCCATGGACCGCATCGACTATGAACTGGACCGACTAGACAAGCTTGGCTTAATTTACCGAATGCAAGGCGGATACGTCGGCTACACCATTAACTACTCAGCATACGACTGCTTAGCCATCAACGCAATGGTCAAAGCACAAGTGCTCCAAGCGTTTGGCAAACCGCTGGGCGTAGGCAAAGAAGCGGATGTTTTTGATGCGTTAACCCCCCAAGGAACACGTGTCGCGGTAAAGTTTCACAGGTTGGGCAGGATAAGTTTTCGGCAAACCAGACGCAAACGAGGATACATGCTTGACCGTGCGGGCTGGCTGTTTCAGAGCCGTTTGGCAGCAGAAAAAGAGTTTGAAGCCCTAAACCTTGTTCACCGATACCAAGTTGCGGTGCCCGAGCCTATTTATCAGAACAGGCATACAATTGTTATGGGCGTCATTGAAGGGGGCGAATTGAGTAAATGGCGAAAAATTGAAGATGCAGCGGCAGTTTTGAGGGAGATTCTGTTCAATGTGCGGCGTGCGTTTTTGGATGCGGGTGTGGTTCATGGCGACTTAAGTGAATACAACATCATTTTGAAGCCAGATATGCACGTGTTGATTATTGATTGGCCACAGTTTGTTTTGAGAACGCATCCAAATGCGCAGGAAAAGCTGGATCGAGATGTTAAAAATGTGCTGGATTTTTTTGCCCGCAGATTCAGGCTCAAAGTCGGCTTAAAAGGTGCAGTTGAGTTTGTATTGGGAGAAACTGAGGCGTTGGAGTTTTAG
- a CDS encoding RDD family protein, whose amino-acid sequence MSVDQENVTKVLSVLSHRIRREILLILRDKGESSFTDLMNALNVDTGKLSFHIRSLQPFLEQTENGKYTLSRAGEDAVRVIRDVESWAEVADVDRKASSLPLASFAKRSFAFLVDFSIMFALALLFLLEAFISMVTANWFVVTVNVLFVALGILWVYSTLLEGFNGQSIGKSLFGLKVVQTDGRKLSYDHAAVRNFGKVLLPFDLFFGWMLNDRRFIRYFDKFAGTTVIDLRKH is encoded by the coding sequence ATGTCAGTAGACCAAGAAAACGTCACAAAAGTCCTTTCAGTGTTGTCACACCGAATTCGCCGAGAGATTCTTCTAATTCTACGTGACAAAGGCGAAAGCAGCTTCACTGACCTCATGAACGCCCTAAACGTGGACACCGGCAAGCTGAGTTTTCACATTCGCAGTTTGCAGCCCTTTCTTGAGCAGACCGAAAACGGAAAATACACGCTTAGTAGAGCAGGCGAAGATGCCGTGCGCGTCATCCGTGATGTGGAGTCGTGGGCTGAAGTTGCCGATGTGGACCGGAAGGCGTCTTCGTTGCCTTTGGCGTCGTTTGCGAAGCGGTCCTTTGCTTTTTTGGTGGATTTCTCGATTATGTTTGCGCTTGCTCTGCTGTTTTTGCTTGAAGCCTTCATCTCGATGGTTACTGCGAACTGGTTTGTTGTTACCGTGAATGTGTTGTTTGTGGCTTTGGGGATTTTGTGGGTTTACTCAACGCTTCTGGAGGGCTTTAACGGGCAGAGCATTGGAAAAAGCCTGTTCGGGTTAAAAGTGGTGCAGACTGATGGCCGAAAACTTTCCTATGACCATGCGGCGGTGCGTAATTTTGGGAAGGTGCTTTTGCCCTTTGATTTGTTCTTTGGGTGGATGCTTAACGACCGCCGCTTCATTCGGTACTTTGACAAGTTTGCGGGAACAACCGTCATTGACCTACGAAAACATTAA
- the thiI gene encoding tRNA uracil 4-sulfurtransferase ThiI gives MICGGEVQKEKAFFVLGYSEKVPNATGETRTYLPPISIQIVIHCRTYRGEGRYRQNLRSEHRNWESVERKGSTRNVAYPPKAPWGVSVNGCKQKREFGAITVKSPVAACSHIKSVQVRIITQADTVIVRFSGETGVKSEWTKRIYQKQLLENIKYTLEAQDLKPAKLVRMRGRIYIQTPKAAQTAQALTRVFGISSLSPAKQTTAETADITQTALQAAEEAIEENTTFAVRCHRVGTHPYTSQDICRMLGEQILSHLQQKNPKVNLTTPQITLTVEIREQEAYVYTQTIQASGGFPVGTQAKTVCLLSGGIDSPVACWLTLKRGSPPTPIYIDNTPYTDEHARQKAIENAQQLSQWSAGKIRKMYIVPNGENIKTIQQKTPAKFTCLLCKRLMYRIAQEIAQKENALGIVTGEAVGEQASQTMHNLFVIDQAATQMPIHRPLLGFDKLETEALAKKIGTYEISIKKEQGCTAAPSMPSTQARLNMVKDAEAALNITEMVKAALAATVVVDLKRD, from the coding sequence GTGATTTGTGGAGGTGAAGTTCAGAAAGAAAAGGCATTTTTTGTTTTGGGCTATTCTGAGAAAGTGCCCAATGCAACAGGAGAAACGCGGACATATTTGCCGCCTATTAGCATCCAAATAGTAATTCATTGCAGAACCTATAGAGGGGAGGGTCGATACAGACAGAATCTGCGGTCAGAGCATCGGAACTGGGAAAGCGTAGAGAGGAAGGGGTCTACTCGAAACGTAGCCTACCCACCCAAAGCACCATGGGGGGTTTCTGTAAACGGATGCAAACAGAAACGGGAGTTTGGTGCCATAACTGTTAAATCTCCAGTAGCGGCTTGTTCCCACATTAAAAGTGTGCAGGTCAGGATTATCACGCAGGCAGATACAGTTATTGTCAGGTTTAGCGGCGAGACAGGCGTAAAAAGCGAATGGACCAAACGCATTTACCAAAAGCAACTCCTCGAAAACATCAAGTACACCCTCGAAGCCCAAGACCTTAAACCCGCCAAGCTCGTGCGCATGAGGGGCAGAATCTACATCCAAACCCCCAAAGCCGCACAAACCGCACAGGCGCTCACAAGGGTTTTTGGCATAAGCAGCCTCTCCCCAGCCAAACAAACCACCGCGGAAACCGCCGACATTACCCAAACCGCCCTCCAAGCCGCCGAAGAAGCCATCGAAGAGAACACGACGTTTGCGGTTCGTTGCCACCGCGTCGGAACCCACCCCTACACCAGCCAAGACATCTGCCGCATGCTCGGCGAACAAATCCTTAGCCACCTGCAGCAGAAAAACCCAAAAGTCAACCTCACCACCCCCCAAATCACCCTCACCGTGGAAATCCGCGAACAAGAAGCCTACGTCTACACCCAAACAATCCAAGCTTCAGGAGGCTTCCCCGTGGGCACCCAAGCTAAAACCGTGTGCCTGCTCAGCGGCGGAATCGACAGCCCAGTTGCCTGCTGGCTTACCCTCAAACGCGGCAGTCCCCCAACTCCCATCTACATCGACAACACCCCCTACACCGACGAGCACGCAAGGCAGAAAGCCATTGAAAACGCCCAACAACTCAGCCAGTGGAGCGCGGGAAAAATTCGTAAAATGTACATTGTGCCCAACGGTGAAAACATCAAAACTATACAGCAAAAAACCCCCGCAAAATTCACGTGCCTGCTCTGCAAGCGCCTCATGTACCGCATCGCCCAAGAAATCGCCCAAAAAGAAAACGCCCTAGGCATAGTCACTGGGGAGGCAGTGGGCGAGCAAGCCAGCCAAACCATGCACAACCTCTTTGTTATCGACCAAGCCGCAACGCAGATGCCCATCCACCGCCCCCTGCTCGGGTTTGATAAGCTGGAAACAGAAGCTTTAGCCAAAAAAATCGGCACCTACGAAATCTCCATCAAAAAAGAGCAAGGCTGCACCGCCGCGCCCTCCATGCCCTCAACACAGGCACGATTAAACATGGTTAAAGACGCGGAAGCAGCCTTAAACATCACCGAAATGGTGAAGGCGGCGTTGGCGGCGACGGTGGTTGTTGACCTCAAACGGGATTAA